A part of Carassius carassius chromosome 32, fCarCar2.1, whole genome shotgun sequence genomic DNA contains:
- the si:dkey-190l8.2 gene encoding si:dkey-190l8.2, with protein MKTDGAFRRFAGPLQRHVYFILTLPIFFTAFTFFVDVFTLHIMPCSDDIANKSLNETLDTNIFNISTSWTGSDLTRSLTCREPNRFAHGQATYMTGLLIGSLFGGAVSDKYGKKLLLICCSAVLAVATLVVAFLPFGPVYLTARGISGAACCAIHICTYSLGVEWSLPKYRIWPPTLFSFIFSLGMMGLAAVAFLASGWMQFHLALGIPQILFLPLYFFLPESPRWLLLNKRMKTLEGYQNRSPEDKHYLGLLLDSVDNETQKPLSEKTSTKTETSFANFTSPTILLRLFVMSYIGFASALTYYGICFSVGSFGVNIYLAQFFSGLSEAPSLLLPFLLKRWGRRPFSMGSLFLSGISCMLSLLVSKFCDIPALVMTLALMGKLCIQSTYCVSVLYGIELFPTVIRQKCVGLVSLCYRVACIINAVVTPDGGIPLPAMICYSSGPIIGAALCLLLPETSGIPLPDTVQDCEKQPSMKLSCCARWPVKRKQESDASFNKDNDMKNQMECSPLSV; from the exons ATGAAGACGGACGGCGCATTTCGTCGGTTTGCTGGTCCACTACAAAGACATGTCTATTTTATCCTTACTTTACCGATCTTTTTCACAGCCTTTACATTTTTCGTGGATGTCTTTACGTTACACATTATGCCTTGCAGTGATGATATAGCGAACAAGTCTTTGAACGAAACTCTGGACACTAATATTTTCAACATCTCCACAAGTTGGACGGGCAGCGACCTCACACGT AGTCTCACGTGTCGCGAGCCGAATCGTTTTGCACATGGGCAAGCGACGTACATGACGGGTTTACTTATTGGCTCTTTATTCGGTGGCGCTGTTTCTGACAA GTATGGAAAGAAATTACTTCTAATCTGCTGCTCAGCGGTCCTCGCAGTTGCTACTCTTGTAGTGGCATTTCTGCCGTTTGGTCCCGTGTACTTGACTGCGCGCGGCATCAGTGGAGCAGCCTGCTGTGCCATCCACATCTGCACCTACAGTTTAG GAGTTGAATGGAGCCTGCCCAAGTATCGTATCTGGCCACCCACTCTGTTTTCTTTCATCTTCAGTCTGGGAATGATGGGATTGGCAGCTGTAGCTTTCTTGGCCAGTGGTTGGATGCAGTTTCATCTGGCACTTGGCATCCCTCAGATCCTTTTCCTACCTCTTTATTT CTTTCTTCCAGAATCTCCTAGATGGCTGCTTCTAAATAAGAGGATGAAAACACTAGAGGGCTATCAGAATAGAAGTCCTGAGGACAAGCACTACTTGGGTCTT CTTTTGGATTCTGTGGACAATGAGACACAGAAGCCACTCTCAGAGAAGACCTCAACTAAAACAGAGACTAGTTTCGCCAACTTTACGTCACCTACTATACTCCTGCGTCTGTTTGTCATGAGTTACATTGG TTTTGCGTCTGCTCTCACTTATTATGGAATCTGCTTCAGTGTGGGAAGTTTCGGTGTAAATATCTATCTGGCGCAGTTTTTCTCTGGACTGTCAGAGGCTCCCTCTTTGCTTCTTCCATTTCTGTTGAAGCGATGGGGCCGTAGGCCGTTCAGCATGGGCTCGCTGTTCCTCAGTGGCATTTCCTGTATGTTGTCCCTCCTCGTTTCCAAGTTCTGCG ACATACCTGCTCTTGTTATGACCCTGGCACTGATGGGCAAGCTGTGTATACAGTCCACCTACTGTGTCTCTGTGCTCTATGGGATTGAGCTGTTTCCAACTGTAATAAG GCAGAAGTGTGTCGGCCTGGTTAGTCTTTGTTACCGAGTGGCCTGTATTATAAACGCGGTGGTGACCCCTGATGGTGGGATCCCTCTGCCAGCTATGATCTGTTACAGCAGTGGGCCGATCATTGGTGCAGCCCTCTGCCTGCTTCTTCCAGAGACCAGTGGCATCCCTTTACCAGACACAGTACAAGACTGTGAGAAACAGCCCAGTATGAAGCTCTCATGCTGTGCACG TTGGCCTGTGAAGCGTAAACAGGAGTCGGATGCTTCTTTTAACAAGGACAATGACATGAAGAACCAAATGGAATGCAGTCCCCTCTCAGTGTAA